A region from the Prinia subflava isolate CZ2003 ecotype Zambia unplaced genomic scaffold, Cam_Psub_1.2 scaffold_67_NEW, whole genome shotgun sequence genome encodes:
- the LOC134546376 gene encoding E3 ubiquitin-protein ligase TRIM7-like — translation MEAPPAPPAAPPAPCSAARSLQDELTCPVCLEYFNDPVLVAECGHNFCRACVTQCWEDSARRLCCPQCREPVPQRLFRPNRSLGNIVHIVRQLGLPPGPAEPPPGPPAPAPPLPAAAPSGPPGPPRCPRHGEPLRLYCVQDRRAVCVVCHLSREHRAHTVLPAEEAAHAAEEVPQEHLSSLRKGREEAKAERERQSEELLKQTEVERQKIVAECKELRAFLEEKEQLLLSRLEELERDIGRRRDESVARLAEDIAQLDKLLAEQGGDSGTGNAPGEGVVPAGSSLESWMFLKPEPGFSELEKKLKSFSQKSAVLKEVLLEFKENLRFELENDTGELSLDPDTANPYLVLSEDKRSVRLRGAPQELPAHPKRFDYAFCVLASEGFSAGRHYWEVEVGDGESWVLGAARESVRRKEKVDFAPEEGIWAVGLNWKGKNWDQYQAFTSPETPLSLCERPRKIGVYLDYEGGWVAFYNADNMAPIFTFTAAFSERIFPFFWLFYVGSSLSLCN, via the exons ATGGAggcgccgcccgcgccccccgccgcgccccccgcgccctGCAGCGCCGCGCGGAGCCTGCAGGACGAGCTGACGTGCCCTGTGTGCCTGGAGTACTTCAACGACCCGGTGCTGGTGGCCGAGTGCGGGCACAACTTCTGCCGTGCCTGCGTGACCCAGTGCTGGGAGGACTCGGCGCGGCGCCTCTGCTGCCCGCAGTGCCGCGAGCCGGTCCCGCAGCGCCTCTTCCGGCCCAACCGCTCCCTCGGCAACATCGTGCACATCGTTCGCCAGCTGGGGCtgccgccgggccccgccgagccgccgccggggccgcccgcgcccgcgccgccgctgcccgcggccgccccgtccggcccgccggggccgccgcgctgcccgcgccACGGGGAGCCGCTGCGGCTGTACTGCGTGCAGGACCGGCGCGCCGTGTGTGTCGTGTGTCACCTGTCCCGCGAGCACCGCGCCCACACCGTGCTGCCCGCCGAGGAGGCTGCCCACGCCGCCGAG GAGGTGCCCCAGGAGCACCTGAGCTCCCTGAGGAAAGGGCGAGAGGAGGCCAAGGCCGAGCGGGAGCGGCAGAGcgaggagctgctg AAGCAGACGGAGGTGGAGCGGCAGAAGATCGTGGCTGAGTGCAAGGAGCTGCGGGCGTtcctggaggagaaggagcagctcctgctgtcccgGCTGGAGGAACTGGAGAGGGACATTGGGCGCCGGAGGGACGAGAGCGTGGCCCGGCTGGCTGAGGACATTGCCCAGCTGGACaagctcctggcagagcagggtggaGACAGCGGGACAGGGAACGCACCTGGCGAG GGTGTcgtcccagctggcagcag cctggagagctgGATGTTCCTCAAGCCCGAGCCCGGCTTTTCTGAGCTAGAGAAGAAGCTGAAGAGCTTTTCCCAGAAGAGTGCGGTGCTCAAGGAAGTGCTGCTGGAATTCAAGG AAAACCTTCGCTTTGAGCTGGAGAACGACACAG GCGAGCTCTCCCTGGACCCCGACACGGCCAACCCCTACCTGGTGCTGTCGGAGGACAAGCGGAGCGTGCGGCTCCGCGGGGCCCCCCAGGAGCTGCCGGCGCACCCCAAACGCTTCGACTACGCCTTCTGCGTCCTGGCCTCCGAGGGCTTCTCTGCCGGCCGCCACTACTGGGAGGTAGAGGTGGGAGACGGGGAGAGCTGGGTGCTGGGCGCCGCCCGCGAGTCCGTGCGCCGCAAGGAGAAGGTCGACTTTGCCCCCGAGGAGGGCATCTGGGCAGTGGGGCTCAACTGGAAGGGCAAGAATTGGGATCAGTACCAGGCGTTCACTTCTCCCGAGACGCCGCTGTCCCTTTGCGAGCGGCCGCGCAAGATCGGGGTGTACCTGGACTATGAGGGCGGGTGGGTGGCGTTCTACAATGCTGACAACATGGCCCCCATCTTCACCTTCACCGCCGCCTTCTCCGAGAGGATCTTCCCCTTCTTCTGGCTCTTCTATGTGGGCTCCTCGCTGTCCCTTTGCAACTGA
- the LOC134546372 gene encoding zinc finger protein 345-like, with protein MEPFVVLDPRQRALYYNVMQESYEALMALEFPVSKSDLLCRLNHGEEATALDLHIPRDTPAAEHGSGAGQEAPHEEPAEEKPNTDEERPQLPVSQSDNHAANTCGECGKSFSHKSALAKHRKIHGGDRPHACPDCGKGFIQRSDLTIHRRVHMGERPYGCPECGRRFSVSSSLLAHRRTHAPGAARPDRCPRCGRGFADATALARHQKSHLGGKPFECGTCGKAFAWSSHLERHRRVHTGEKPFQCAECGRAFAWSSHLHRHMRTHVAVTAGGEEGVEEGEEPPVAPWKCADCGKSPDRQTDLQRFKHKGTQTLLAGAEPTLRPHRCGKHFSHSSGLLKHQRVHGFERLHPCSDCPRRFHCGAALAEHRHGHAQPPNFADNATPATEGVTKPYPCGACGKSFGWASHLERHRRVHTGEKPFRCGECGRGFAVSSHLERHRRVHTGQRPFRCGDCGKSFAVSSTLLAHLRTHGARPGRPHACPECGKGFSSPAALERHQRLHRGEKPYQCGLCGKGFSWSSHYDRHRLTHTGEKPFPCAHCGKRFGRSSHRNRHQRAHTRHGPEKRHVCPDCGKAFGLGTALAAHRRLHGAGTTRSPLSLLPPTWWEGEQGGGAATPPEPQDLSSALQKHPTPSPSAVPRGWVAKALLPLTGPWGPREGDTLQGEAAAAAEPWVSLPSPSS; from the exons ATGGAACCCTTTGTGGTGCTGGACCCGCGACAGAGAGCTCTGTATTACAACGTGATGCAGGAGAGCTACGAGGCACTGATGGCACTGG aaTTCCCCGTTTCCAAGTCTGACCTGCTGTGCCGCCTGAACCACGGGGAGGAGGCAACAGCCCTGGATCTCCACATACCCCGAGATACCCCGGCTGCAG AGCATGGatcaggagcagggcaggaagcccCTCATGAAGAACCTGCCGAGGAAAAGCCCAACACGGACGAGGAGCGCCCTCAGCTCCCCGTGAGCCAGAGCGACAACCACGCCGCCAACACCTGCGGTGAgtgcgggaagagcttcagccacaAATCAGCCCTGGCGAAGCACCGCAAGATCCACGGCGGCGACCGCCCGCACGCGtgccccgactgcgggaagGGCTTCATCCAGCGCTCCGACCTCACCATCCACCGCCGCGTGCACATGGGCGAGCGGCCCTACGGCTGCCCCGAGTGCGGCCGCCGCTTCAGCGTCAGCTCCTCGCTGCTCGCGCACCGGCGCACGCAcgcgcccggcgctgcccggcccgaCCGCTGCCCGCGGTGCGGCCGCGGCTTCGCCGACGCCACGGCGCTGGCCCGGCACCAGAAGAGCCACCTGGGTGGGAAGCCCTTTGAGTGCGGCACGTGCGGCAAGGCCTTCGCCTGGAGCTCCCACCTGGAGCGGCACCGCCGCGTCCACACCGGTGAGAAACCCTTCCAGTGCGCCGAGTGCGGGCGGGCCTTCGCCTGGAGCTCCCACCTCCACCGCCACATGCGCACCCACGTCGCCGTCACCGCCGGGGGTGAGGAGGGtgtggaggagggagaggagccgCCGGTGGCCCCGTGGAAATGTGCAGACTGCGGGAAGAGCCCCGACCGCCAGACGGACCTGCAGCGCTTCAAGCACAAGGGCACGCAGACCCTGCTGGCTGGCGCCGAACCCACGCTGCGGCCGCACCGCTGCGGGAAGCACTTCAGCCACAGCTCGGGCCTGCTCAAGCACCAACGCGTGCACGGCTTTGAGCGGCTGCACCCCTGCTCGGACTGCCCACGCCGCTTCCACTGCGGCGCAGCCCTGGCCGAGCACCGACACGGCCACGCGCAGCCACCCAACTTTGCTGACAACGCCACACCGGCTACAGAGGGGGTGACCAAACCGTACCCGTGCGGGGcgtgtgggaagagctttgggTGGGCGTCACACCTGGAGCGGCACCGCCGCGTGCACACCGGGGAGAAGCCCTTCCGCTGCGGGGAGTGCGGGCGTGGCTTTGCCGTGAGCTCCCACCTGGAGCGGCACCGGCGAGTGCACACGGGCCAGCGACCCTTCCGCTGCGGCGACTGCGGCAAGAGCTTCGCCGTCAGCTCCACGCTGCTGGCGCACCTGCGCACCCAcggcgcccggcccggccgacCGCACGCCTGCCCTGAGTGTGGGAAAGGCTTCAGCTCGCCGGCCGCGCTGGAGCGGCACCAGCGGCTGCACCGCGGGGAGAAGCCGTACCAGTGCGGGCTCTGCGGGAAGGGCTTCTCCTGGAGCTCCCACTACGACCGGCACCGGCTGACGCACACCGGGGAGAAGCCCTTCCCCTGTGCCCACTGCGGGAAGCGCTTCGGCCGCAGCTCCCACCGCAACCGGCACCAACGCGCCCACACCCGGCATGGCCCTGAGAAGCGCCACGTGTGCCCCGACTGCGGCAAAGCCTTCGGCCTCGGCACAGCCCTAGCAGCCCATCGGCGCCTGCACGGTGCCGGCACCACCCGCagccccctgtccctgctgccacccacgTGGTGGGAGGGTGAACAAGGAGGGGGGGCGGCTACACCCCCTGAGCCTCAGGATCTCAGCTCTGCATTGCAGAAGCATCCCACGCCTTCCCCCTCTGCAGTGCCAAGGGGCTGGGTGGCCAAAGCTCTCCTGCCCCTCACTGGGCCGTGGGGGCCCAGGGAGGGGGACACCCTGCAAGGTGAGGCCGCAGccgcagcagagccctgggtgtcccttccttctcccagctcctga
- the LOC134546378 gene encoding zinc finger protein CKR1-like → MEPWMSLDPRQKALYLDVMHESYETLMSLAAQGLVSEKAAKNGASESSAGLGPHSSHSLEREKPLGSHRRKARRPDKAVLPGSPKPTVLPKLGHAKPHVRGKGPARERPFGCADCGKSFPWASHLERHRRVHTGERPFGCPECGETYSQSSHLRQHRRTHAGDRPHKCGDCGKRFAAAAELAAHGRGHAADKPHKCEDCGKGFVWASHLERHRRVHTGEKPFECSECGEAFSQASHLAKHRRSHSGERPHRCPACGKTFCQSSDLARHRRTHLGRRPLRCGDCGKLFRTGPALARHQRCHHREHPHRCPDCGKGFVWASHLERHRRVHTGERPFPCSSCGERFTQKVHLLQHRKTHSPERPYKCGDCGKCFGEAPPFLVHRRGHTAHKSYTCDDCGKGFTWASHLERHRRVHTGEKPFRCPECGEAFTQASHLGKHRRSHLPKAVAPSPLARTRLVGDAPGAPGSEDP, encoded by the exons atggaGCCGTGGATGTCACTGGACCCGCGGCAGAAGGCCCTGTACCTCGACGTGATGCACGAGAGCTACGAGACCCTCATGTCCCTAG cagctcaggggctgGTGAGTGAAAAAGCAGCTAAGAACGGAGCATCGGAGAGCAGCGCCGGGCTCGGACCACACTCATCCCACAGCCTGGAGCGGGAGAAGCCCCTCGGCTCCCACAGGCGCAAAGCCAGGCGCCCGGACAAAGCCGTGCTCCCCGGGAGCCCCAAACCCACCGTGCTCCCCAAGCTCGGCCACGCCAAACCCCACGTGCGCGGAAAGGGGCCGGCCCGGGAGCGCCCGTTCGGCTGCGCCGACTGCGGGAAGAGCTTCCCCTGGGCGTCGCACCTGGAGCGGCACCGGCGCGTCCACACGGGCGAGCGGCCCTTCGGCTGCCCCGAGTGCGGCGAGACCTACAGCCAGAGCTCGCACCTGCGGCAGCACCGCCGCACCCACGCCGGCGACCGCCCGCACAAGTGCGGCGACTGCGGCAAGCGCTTCGCCGCGGCGGCCGAGCTGGCGGCGCACGGCCGCGGCCACGCCGCCGACAAACCCCACAAGTGTGAGGACTGCGGGAAGGGCTTCGTGTGGGCGTCGCACCTGGAGCGGCACCGCCGCGTGCACACCGGTGAGAAGCCCTTTGAGTGCAGCGAGTGTGGCGAGGCTTTCAGCCAGGCCTCGCACCTCGCCAAGCACCGCCGCAGCCACTCGGGCGAGCGGCCGCACCGCTGCCCGGCCTGCGGGAAGACCTTCTGCCAGAGCTCCGACCTGGCGCGGCACCGCCGCACGCACCTGGGCAGGAGGCCCCTGCGCTGCGGGGACTGCGGGAAGCTGTTCCGGACGGGGCCGGCCCTGGCGCGGCACCAGCGCTGCCATCATCGGGAGCACCCGCaccgctgccccgactgcgggaagGGCTTTGTGTGGGCGTCGCACCTGGAGCGGCACCGGCGCGTCCACACGGGCGAGCGgcccttcccctgcagcagctgcggCGAGCGCTTCACCCAGAAGGTGCACCTGCTGCAGCACCGCAAGACCCACTCACCGGAGAGGCCCTACAAGTGCGGGGACTGTGGAAAGTGCTTCGGGGAGGCGCCCCCGTTCCTGGTGCACCGGCGCGGCCACACCGCGCACAAGAGCTACACCTGCGACGACTGCGGGAAGGGCTTCACCTGGGCGTCCCACCTGGAGCGGCACCGCCGCGTCCACACCGGCGAGAAGCCCTTCAGATGCCCTGAGTGTGGCGAGGCCTTCACCCAGGCCTCGCACCTCGGCAAGCACCGCCGCAGCCACCTCCCCAAGGCCGTGGCGCCATCGCCCCTTGCCAGGACGCGGCTTGTTGGGGACGCGCCTGGAGCTCCCGGCAGTGAGGACCCCTAA